From Campylobacter upsaliensis, the proteins below share one genomic window:
- the rpsT gene encoding 30S ribosomal protein S20, whose protein sequence is MANHKSAEKRARQTIKKTERNRFYRTRLKNITKAVREAAANNDKNAANEAFKIANKSIHAMVSRGFLKKQTAARRVSRLALLINKIA, encoded by the coding sequence ATGGCAAATCACAAATCCGCCGAAAAAAGAGCAAGACAAACCATCAAAAAAACAGAAAGAAATAGATTTTATAGAACTAGACTTAAGAACATCACAAAAGCCGTTAGAGAAGCTGCTGCAAATAATGACAAAAACGCAGCTAACGAAGCTTTTAAAATCGCAAATAAAAGCATCCACGCTATGGTAAGTCGTGGCTTTCTTAAAAAACAAACTGCCGCACGCCGCGTGAGCAGACTTGCCCTTTTAATCAACAAAATCGCCTAA
- the prfA gene encoding peptide chain release factor 1: MLAEKLQPFLKRYEELNTLLSDTKIINDIEKMTSLSKEQKNLEPIVLKTKDYFNTLTQIEDNKALLNDPEFSELAKEELKNLEEEKINFEEEIKILLLPKDPNDEKNIFLEIRAGTGGDEASLFVGDLVKAYARYADLRGYKIEIVSSSEGSAGGFKELIMLVKGTGAYSRLKFESGTHRVQRIPQTESQGRIHTSAITVAIMPEVDDIEIQINPNDLKIDVMRSSGHGGQSVNTTDSAVRITHIPSGLVVVNQDGKSQHKNKESAMKILKARLYEMQESERLAKESEARKSQVGSGDRSERIRTYNFPQNRISDHRINLTLYRLDAIMEGGLFDELIEPLIAHHQSEALKEQKL, translated from the coding sequence ATGTTAGCGGAAAAATTACAACCCTTTCTCAAACGCTATGAAGAATTAAACACTCTTCTTAGCGATACAAAAATTATTAATGATATAGAAAAAATGACCTCTCTTTCCAAAGAGCAAAAAAATTTAGAACCCATAGTCTTAAAAACAAAAGATTATTTTAATACACTCACTCAAATTGAAGATAATAAAGCCCTTTTAAATGACCCAGAATTTAGCGAACTTGCTAAAGAAGAATTGAAAAATTTAGAAGAAGAAAAAATCAATTTTGAAGAAGAAATTAAAATCTTACTTCTACCTAAAGATCCAAACGATGAAAAAAATATCTTCCTTGAAATTCGTGCAGGGACGGGAGGGGATGAGGCATCCTTGTTTGTGGGAGATTTAGTCAAAGCTTACGCAAGATATGCGGATTTAAGAGGCTATAAGATTGAAATTGTTAGCTCAAGTGAGGGCAGTGCGGGAGGCTTTAAAGAACTTATTATGCTTGTTAAAGGCACAGGAGCTTACTCAAGGCTCAAATTTGAAAGTGGCACACACAGAGTGCAAAGAATCCCTCAAACAGAATCTCAAGGTAGAATTCACACCTCAGCCATCACAGTCGCCATTATGCCAGAGGTCGATGATATAGAAATTCAAATCAATCCAAACGACCTTAAAATCGATGTTATGCGTTCTTCAGGACACGGCGGACAAAGTGTCAATACCACAGATTCAGCCGTTCGTATCACTCACATACCAAGTGGCTTAGTTGTCGTCAATCAAGACGGCAAATCTCAACATAAAAATAAAGAAAGTGCGATGAAAATCCTAAAAGCGAGACTTTATGAAATGCAAGAAAGTGAAAGATTAGCCAAAGAAAGCGAGGCACGCAAGTCTCAAGTGGGAAGTGGCGATAGGAGCGAACGCATACGCACTTATAATTTCCCACAAAACCGCATTAGCGACCATCGCATTAATCTTACGCTTTATAGACTTGATGCCATTATGGAGGGAGGGCTTTTTGACGAGCTTATCGAGCCTTTAATCGCTCATCATCAAAGCGAAGCTTTGAAAGAGCAGAAATTATAA